One segment of Solanum stenotomum isolate F172 chromosome 1, ASM1918654v1, whole genome shotgun sequence DNA contains the following:
- the LOC125853858 gene encoding protein DEHYDRATION-INDUCED 19 homolog 4-like: MDSDSWSRIFTSSSRRYQPRSEIRNLGEEYDSEEETMPEFLCPFCAEDFDIVGLCCHIDDEHAVEAKNGICPVCAKRVGMDLVGHITQQHGNILKVQRRRRFRRGGTSALSILRRELREGSLQSILGGSSRLVSSSTTDPDPLLSSFIHNTPLANEIPDVQPLSSIKQSSKKESTLENSSERNVQSPLSDKDQEEKARKSKFVQGLVLSTFLEDDV, from the exons ATGGATTCAGATTCTTGGAGTCGCATATTTACTTCTTCTTCAAGGCGTTACCAACCTCGATCAG AAATCCGTAACTTAGGAGAGGAGTATGATAGTGAAGAGGAGACAATGCCAGAGTTTCTCTGTCCTTTCTGTGCGGAGGATTTTGATATTGTTGGACTATGTTGTCATATCGATGATGAACATGCTGTTGAGGCTAAGAATGGG ATATGCCCGGTTTGTGCAAAAAGGGTTGGAATGGATTTGGTTGGTCATATAACTCAGCAACATGgaaatattttaaag GTGCAGCGCAGGAGAAGATTTCGAAGAGGTGGTACTTCAGCTCTCTCTATTTTAAGAAGAGAGCTAAGGGAAGGGAGTTTGCAGTCCATCCTCGGGGGATCCTCTCGTTTGGTTTCTTCCTCCACTACAGATCCAGATCCCTTGTTGTCTTCATTCATTCACAATACACCTTTGGCTAATGAAATTCCTGATGTTCAACCTTTATCTTCTATTAAGCAAAGCTCAAAAAAAGAAAGCACTCTTGAGAACTCATCTGAAAG AAATGTGCAATCTCCGCTATCTGACAAAGACCAAGAGGAGAAGGCCAGGAAGAGTAAGTTTGTGCAAGGGCTAGTGCTATCCACCTTTCTTGAAGATGACGTCTAA
- the LOC125853806 gene encoding uncharacterized protein LOC125853806, producing the protein MAANRRKVGDDRFYSPPAMRKQQKMQAKSRIEAESRAESDDGASSTASFSSIRIENLTNFDRFLEHTTPRVPAQVLPKTIMRGMRNLDNDSYPYFILGDLWESFGEWSAYGAGVPLVLNQSDCVVQYYVPYLSGIQLYTDPSRPSIKQRRPGEESDADSLKETTSSDDSSEYGAGASRVANKVHGSWNQQNIVASTIDGIKHLSLKKDPLLESSGDENEMGSPGLLVFEYFERNQPYGREPLADKISGLASKFPELKTYKSCDLTAASWISVAWYPIYRIPTGPTLQNLDACFLTYHSLSTPSGGVPRTDWPQQHGTTTSKGIVDAGMSAKLPLPIFGLASYKFQLSFWFPDGVNECQKANSLLRAAGNWLRLLQVNHPDYSFFESHNSYRR; encoded by the exons ATGGCTGCAAATCGGAGAAAGGTTGGAGATGATCGGTTTTATAGCCCACCGGCGATGAGGAAGCAGCAAAAAATGCAAGCCAAGTCAAGAATTGAAGCGGAGAGTCGAGCTGAGTCTGATGACGGAGCTTCGTCAACGGCGTCGTTTTCATCGATTCGAATTGAGAATTTGACTAATTTCGATCGGTTCTTGGAGCATACCACTCCTAGGGTCCCCGCTCAAGTTTTGCCCAAG ACAATCATGAGAGGGATGAGGAATCTTGACAATGATTCCTATCCATACTTCATCTTGGGTGACCTTTGGGAGTCTTTTGGGGAATGGAGTGCATATGGAGCAGGAGTTCCTCTGGTTTTAAATCAGAGTGATTGTGTTGTCCAGTATTATGTGCCATATTTGTCTGGGATTCAACTTTATACAGACCCTTCGAGACCCTCCATCAAGCAAAG GAGACCAGGTGAAGAAAGTGATGCTGATTCTCTCAAGGAGACAACAAGTAGTGATGACAGTAGTGAATACGGAGCTGGAGCTTCAAGGGTAGCCAATAAAGTTCATGGAAGTTGGAATCAGCAGAATATAGTTGCATCAACTATTGATGGAATCAAGCATCTCTCCCTAAAAAAGGATCCTTTGTTAGAATCTTCAGGAGATGAGAATGAGATGGGGAGTCCTGGTCTCCTTGTATTTGAATATTTTGAGCGAAATCAACCATATGGTCGTGAACCTTTAGCTGATAAG ATTTCAGGCCTTGCATCTAAATTTCCAGAACTGAAGACGTATAAGAGCTGTGATCTGACTGCTGCAAGTTGGATTTCTGTTGCTTG GTATCCCATTTATAGGATACCAACAGGACCAACATTGCAAAATCTTGATGCTTGCTTTCTGACATACCATTCCCTCTCAACACCTTCTGGTGGTG TTCCTAGGACTGACTGGCCTCAACAGCATGGAACTACTACTAGTAAAGGCATCGTTGATGCTGGTATGTCTGCCAAGCTACCTCTCCCAATCTTTGGGCTGGCCTCTTACAAATTCCAACTATCATTTTGGTTCCCTGATGGAGTTAATGAATGTCAGAAGGCCAACTCTCTGTTACGAGCTGCTGGCAATTGGCTCCGGCTTTTGCAAGTTAATCACCCTGACTATAGTTTTTTTGAATCGCATAATTCGTATCGAAGGTGA
- the LOC125853787 gene encoding uncharacterized protein LOC125853787 has translation MAATTMATAAGAVVLLYYVLSRRLTAKDGEEEETGDYSKAASRSVKRRLSRRPAQAPATWLETISTLCGTLRFTYSETLGKWPIGDLAFGINYLIRSQGNVPVASVYAGESCVQLKGDEIIAQLYHYLRLVTLCMLFSKKPFPVFLESAGYSQEDVLLQKPKAGLLKPAFTIIKDRNLNCFLLLIRGTHSIKDTLTAVTGAVVPFHHSVLDDGGISNLVLGYAHCGMVAAARWIAKLSMPFLVKVLEENPEYEIKVVGHSLGGGTAALLTYILREQKELSSSTCVTFAPAACMTWELAESGKHFITTIINGSDLVPTFSTASIDVLRSEVTASSWVNDLRDQVERNRVLKVIYRSATALGSRLPSIAVAKARVAGAGALLRPVSSSTQVVMKRAQDVAQAVVKTRSSLSSWSCMGVRRRVVSPSANSKPDDFPEAPLIAPRTCEAFVSEVVSSVPDGNKVEYCCSSSSGSGHDETDEEEDAAGVDKAIGTTTIEEDITEGELWYELEKELQRQEREADVHDQEEIAEEEKLLADAAESQTAISPSDVLDNHHFYPPGRIMHMVSIPSTEASDLDHDGPTEDHVGIYETPRELYSKLRLSKTMINDHYMPMYKKIMELLIRELENELDCDCES, from the exons ATGGCTGCGACCACCATGGCCACAGCGGCGGGTGCGGTGGTCTTGTTGTACTATGTGTTGAGTCGTCGATTGACGGCCAAGGATGGGGAGGAGGAAGAAACTGGTGATTATTCCAAAGCAGCAAGTAGATCTGTGAAACGGAGACTATCACGAAGGCCAGCTCAAGCTCCGGCGACTTGGTTGGAAACCATTTCGACTTTGTGTGGAACTCTCCGGTTTACCTATTCGGAAACACTAGGGAAATGGCCTATTGGTGACTTGGCTTTTGGGATCAATTACCTTATTCGAAGTCAG GGAAATGTACCAGTTGCAAGTGTATATGCTGGGGAAAGCTGTGTGCAACTAAAGGGTGATGAGATTATAGCTCAGTTGTATCATTACTTAAGGTTGGTAACCCTCTGTATGCTTTTCTCAAAGAAGCCATTTCCTGTATTCTTGGAGTCTGCTGGCTACTCTCAAGAAGATGTCCTCCTTCAGAAGCCTAAAGCAGGA CTTCTTAAGCCCGCCTTTACAATTATTAAAGACAGAAATTTAAATTGTTTCCTTCTTCTAATTCGGGGCACTCATAGCATCAAAGATACTCTGACTGCAGTAACAGGCGCTGTTGTACCTTTTCACCATTCAGTTTTAGATGATGGTGGGATTAGCAATCTTGTTTTGGGATACGCACATTGTGGGATGGTTGCTGCTGCTCGTTGGATTGCCAAGCTTAGTATGCCTTTCTTGGTAAAGGTTCTGGAGGAAAATCCTGAGTATGAGATAAAG GTTGTTGGGCATTCACTTGGTGGCGGTACTGCTGCACTTCTGACCTATATCCTTCGAGAGCAAAAAGAACTTTCCTCGAGCACCTGTGTCACTTTTGCACCAG CTGCCTGTATGACGTGGGAGTTGGCAGAGTCAGGAAAGCACTTCATCACTACAATAATAAATGGTTCTGATCTGGTGCCTACATTTTCAACCGCTTCTATAGATGTTCTTCGTTCTGAG GTAACTGCGTCATCCTGGGTAAATGATCTGCGTGACCAAGTTGAGCGCAATAGAGTTTTGAAGGTTATTTATCGATCTGCCACTGCTCTTGGTTCTCGTCTGCCATCTATAGCTGTAGCGAAAGCAAGGGTTGCTGGTGCAGGTGCACTTCTGCGTCCTGTCTCAAGCAGTACTCAG GTGGTGATGAAGCGTGCTCAAGATGTTGCCCAAGCAGTTGTCAAGACACGCTCCTCTTTGTCATCATGGAGTTGTATGGGTGTGCGACGCCGTGTTGTCTCGCCTTCAGCAAACTCCAAACCAGATGATTTCCCTGAGGCTCCCCTTATAGCTCCGAGAACATGTGAAGCATTTGTGAGTGAAGTAGTAAGCAGTGTTCCTGACGGGAACAAAGTTGAATATTGTTGTTCTTCAAGCAGTGGATCTGGACATGATGAGACCGATGAAGAGGAAGATGCTGCTGGAGTGGATAAAGCAATCGGTACTACCACCATAGAAGAGGACATCACAGAAGGTGAATTGTGGTATGAATTGGAGAAGGAGCTACAAAGGCAGGAGCGTGAAGCTGATGTCCATGACCAAGAAGAAATTGCTGAAGAGGAGAAATTGCTGGCTGATGCAGCTGAAAGCCAAACGGCAATATCTCCATCGGATGTGTTAGATAACCATCATTTTTACCCTCCTGGAAGAATAATGCATATGGTTTCTATACCATCAACAGAGGCAAGTGATCTGGATCATGATGGTCCAACGGAAGACCATGTCGGGATATACGAGACCCCTAGAGAATTGTATAGTAAGCTTCGTTTGTCAAAAACCATGATAAATGATCATTATATGCCAATGTATAAGAAGATAATGGAATTATTGATTAGGGAGCTAGAAAATGAATTAGACTGTGATTGTGAATCATGA